In Paralichthys olivaceus isolate ysfri-2021 chromosome 1, ASM2471397v2, whole genome shotgun sequence, the following are encoded in one genomic region:
- the fbxo22 gene encoding F-box only protein 22 has translation MDENQDFAAALLDSKATYVLSNVAEVVERILTFLPTKPLLRIASVCRLWRNCARRVLRTQQQLTWVSACGPSDTEVHALCSILAEEVEKVFLLPKTVLAMVDCEAFTGQAYCYRQSKAKKSRHSPDTVEELNLLFPKGCDIMGVATPGIVLTPSGPSSTPPQEHQEGEAGFAIMLPSMEGVHIKPFHFCKKSISPSALKEAGLVDNPELRVVLLFVYEAYKPGGARFLSQLLEQLSKSKALIAGGLVESVFSPPRQCCSQGAHGVVGLALSGSKVQGASVLLDQDISNPKAAEATIRRLKAAKIPERNTLGFMFACVGRGQSYYNNQTNVEADAFHKVFPNTPLFGLFGNGEIGCDRIIKDDYTLCDTETDSLQHEYTTVMTLVHLG, from the exons ATGGATGAAAATCAGGATTTCGCAGCTGCTCTATTAGACAGCAAAGCAACCTACGTGCTCAGTAATGTGGCTGAAGTGGTGGAACGGATTCTGACCTTCCTACCAACCAAACCTCTCCTCCGGATCGCAAG TGTGTGCAGGCTGTGGAGAAACTGTGCCCGCCGTGTGTTGAGGACCCAGCAGCAGCTCACCTGGGTGTCAGCCTGTGGACCGTCCGACACTGAGGTCCATGCCCTGTGCAGCATCCTggctgaggaggtggag AAAGTGTTTCTCCTGCCTAAAACAGTGTTGGCGATGGTAGACTGTGAGGCTTTTACTGGACAAGCGTATTGCTACAGACAGAGTAAAG CAAAAAAGAGTCGTCACAGTCCAGACACAGTCGAAGAACTGAACCTGCTCTTCCCCAAAGGCTGTGACATCATGGGCGTTGCTACCCCAGGAATAGTCT TGACTCCCAGTGGCCCTAGCTCCACCCCTCCTCAGGAGCACCAGGAAGGGGAGGCGGGCTTTGCGATCATGTTGCCCAGCATGGAGGGTGTCCACATCAAGCCCTTTCACTTCTGTAAGAAGTCCATCTCTCCGAGTGCCCTGAAAGAAGCAG GACTAGTTGACAACCCAGAGCTTCGTGTGGTACTGTTGTTTGTCTATGAGGCATATAAACCTGGAGGAGCACGCTTCCTCAGCCAGCTGCTGGAGCAGCTGTCCAAGAGCAAAGCTCTCATCGCTGGAGGCCTGGTGGAAAgtgtcttctctcctcccagACAATG CTGTAGCCAGGGTGCCCACGGTGTGGTGGGTCTGGCACTGAGTGGTTCTAAGGTGCAGGGGGCATCTGTCCTCTTGGACCAAGATATCAGCAATCCAAAGGCGGCTGAAGCCACAATCCGGCGGTTAAAGGCAGCCAAAATTCCAGAGAGGAACACCCTAGGGTTCATGTTCGCCTGCGTGGGGAGAGGCCAGAGCTACTACAACAACCAGACCAACGTAGAGGCTGACGCGTTTCACAAGGTGTTCCCCAACACCCCGCTCTTTGGCCTGTTTGGCAATGGAGAGATTGGCTGTGACCGAATCATCAAAGATGACTACACGCTGTGCGATACTGAAACGGACAGTCTGCAGCACGAGTACACTACAGTCATGACCCTGGTCCATCTAGGCTGA
- the LOC109625055 gene encoding tropomyosin alpha-4 chain isoform X6 — translation MAGGSSLEAVKKKIKSLQEQADVAEERVALLQREVNQERTAREAAEGDVASLNRRIQLVEEELDRAQERLATALTKLEEAEKAADESERGMKVIENRAMKDEEKMELQEIQLKEAKHIAEEADRKYEEVARKLVIIESDLERTEERAEMSESKCSELEEELKTVQNNLKSLEAQAEKYSQKEDKYEEEIKVLTDKLKEAETRAEFAERSVAKLEKTIDDLEDHLYKQLEKNRLLTNELRVALNEA, via the exons ATGGCCGGTGGGAGCTCCCTGGAAGCCGTGAAGAAGAAAATCAAGTCGCTGCAGGAGCAGGCCGATGTGGCGGAGGAGCGAGTCGCGCTGCTGCAGCGGGAAGTGAACCAGGAGAGGACCGCGAGGGAGGCA GCTGAGGGTGATGTAGCCTCCCTGAACAGACGTATCCAGCTGGTTGAGGAGGAGTTGGACCGTGCTCAGGAGCGTCTGGCCACAGCTCTGACCAagctggaggaggctgagaaGGCTGCTGATGAGAGTGAGAG aGGCATGAAGGTTATTGAGAACAGGGCAATGAAGGACgaggagaagatggagctgcaggagaTCCAGCTGAAGGAGGCCAAACACATTGCTGAGGAGGCTGACCGCAAATACGAGGAG GTGGCCCGTAAGTTGGTGATCATTGAGAGCGACTTGGAACGTACAGAGGAGCGTGCTGAGATGTCTGAGAG CAAGTGctctgagctggaggaggagctgaaaaCCGTGCAGAACAACCTGAAGTCTCTGGAGGCCCAGGCAGAGAAG TACTCGCAGAAGGAGGACAAGTACGAGGAGGAGATCAAGGTGCTCACAGACAAGCTGAAGGAG GCTGAGACCCGTGCTGAGTTTGCTGAGAGATCTGTCGCCAAGCTTGAGAAGACCATTGATGACCTTGAGG ACCATCTATACAAGCAGCTTGAGAAAAACCGCCTTCTGACCAATGAACTGAGAGTAGCCTTAAACGAGGCCTAA
- the LOC109625055 gene encoding tropomyosin alpha-4 chain isoform X5, whose protein sequence is MAGGSSLEAVKKKIKSLQEQADVAEERVALLQREVNQERTAREAAEGDVASLNRRIQLVEEELDRAQERLATALTKLEEAEKAADESERGMKVIENRAMKDEEKMELQEIQLKEAKHIAEEADRKYEEVARKLVIIESDLERTEERAEMSESKCSELEEELKTVQNNLKSLEAQAEKYSQKEDKYEEEIKVLTDKLKEAETRAEFAERSVAKLEKTIDDLEDKLTRAQEEGLRVKQTLDQTLMEMINI, encoded by the exons ATGGCCGGTGGGAGCTCCCTGGAAGCCGTGAAGAAGAAAATCAAGTCGCTGCAGGAGCAGGCCGATGTGGCGGAGGAGCGAGTCGCGCTGCTGCAGCGGGAAGTGAACCAGGAGAGGACCGCGAGGGAGGCA GCTGAGGGTGATGTAGCCTCCCTGAACAGACGTATCCAGCTGGTTGAGGAGGAGTTGGACCGTGCTCAGGAGCGTCTGGCCACAGCTCTGACCAagctggaggaggctgagaaGGCTGCTGATGAGAGTGAGAG aGGCATGAAGGTTATTGAGAACAGGGCAATGAAGGACgaggagaagatggagctgcaggagaTCCAGCTGAAGGAGGCCAAACACATTGCTGAGGAGGCTGACCGCAAATACGAGGAG GTGGCCCGTAAGTTGGTGATCATTGAGAGCGACTTGGAACGTACAGAGGAGCGTGCTGAGATGTCTGAGAG CAAGTGctctgagctggaggaggagctgaaaaCCGTGCAGAACAACCTGAAGTCTCTGGAGGCCCAGGCAGAGAAG TACTCGCAGAAGGAGGACAAGTACGAGGAGGAGATCAAGGTGCTCACAGACAAGCTGAAGGAG GCTGAGACCCGTGCTGAGTTTGCTGAGAGATCTGTCGCCAAGCTTGAGAAGACCATTGATGACCTTGAGG ATAAACTCACACGTGCTCAAGAAGAAGGCCTGAGGGTAAAACAGACGCTGGATCAGACTCTAATGGAGATGATTAACATTTGA
- the LOC109625055 gene encoding tropomyosin alpha-1 chain isoform X3, producing the protein MDAIKKKMQMLKLDKENAMDRAEQAESDKKAAEDRSKQLEDDLVALQKKLKSTEDELDKYSEALKDAQEKLELAEKKATDAEGDVASLNRRIQLVEEELDRAQERLATALTKLEEAEKAADESERGMKVIENRAMKDEEKMELQEIQLKEAKHIAEEADRKYEEVARKLVIIESDLERTEERAEMSESKCSELEEELKTVQNNLKSLEAQAEKYSQKEDKYEEEIKVLTDKLKEAETRAEFAERSVAKLEKTIDDLEDHLYKQLEKNRLLTNELRVALNEA; encoded by the exons ATGGATGCCATCAAGAAGAAGATGCAGATGCTCAAGCTCGACAAGGAAAATGCCATGGACAGAGCTGAGCAGGCCGAGTCGGACAAGAAGGCAGCTGAGGACAGGAGCAAACAG CTTGAGGATGACCTGGTGGCActgcagaagaagctgaagtCAACTGAGGATGAGCTGGACAAGTACTCTGAAGCCCTCAAGGATGCCCAGGAGAAACTGGAGCTCGCTGAGAAGAAAGCCACAgat GCTGAGGGTGATGTAGCCTCCCTGAACAGACGTATCCAGCTGGTTGAGGAGGAGTTGGACCGTGCTCAGGAGCGTCTGGCCACAGCTCTGACCAagctggaggaggctgagaaGGCTGCTGATGAGAGTGAGAG aGGCATGAAGGTTATTGAGAACAGGGCAATGAAGGACgaggagaagatggagctgcaggagaTCCAGCTGAAGGAGGCCAAACACATTGCTGAGGAGGCTGACCGCAAATACGAGGAG GTGGCCCGTAAGTTGGTGATCATTGAGAGCGACTTGGAACGTACAGAGGAGCGTGCTGAGATGTCTGAGAG CAAGTGctctgagctggaggaggagctgaaaaCCGTGCAGAACAACCTGAAGTCTCTGGAGGCCCAGGCAGAGAAG TACTCGCAGAAGGAGGACAAGTACGAGGAGGAGATCAAGGTGCTCACAGACAAGCTGAAGGAG GCTGAGACCCGTGCTGAGTTTGCTGAGAGATCTGTCGCCAAGCTTGAGAAGACCATTGATGACCTTGAGG ACCATCTATACAAGCAGCTTGAGAAAAACCGCCTTCTGACCAATGAACTGAGAGTAGCCTTAAACGAGGCCTAA
- the LOC109625055 gene encoding tropomyosin alpha-1 chain isoform X2 codes for MDAIKKKMQMLKLDKENAMDRAEQAESDKKAAEDRSKQLEDDLVALQKKLKSTEDELDKYSEALKDAQEKLELAEKKATDAEGDVASLNRRIQLVEEELDRAQERLATALTKLEEAEKAADESERGMKVIENRAMKDEEKMELQEIQLKEAKHIAEEADRKYEEVARKLVIIESDLERTEERAEMSESKCSELEEELKTVQNNLKSLEAQAEKYSQKEDKYEEEIKVLTDKLKEAETRAEFAERSVAKLEKTIDDLEDKLTRAQEEGLRVKQTLDQTLMEMINI; via the exons ATGGATGCCATCAAGAAGAAGATGCAGATGCTCAAGCTCGACAAGGAAAATGCCATGGACAGAGCTGAGCAGGCCGAGTCGGACAAGAAGGCAGCTGAGGACAGGAGCAAACAG CTTGAGGATGACCTGGTGGCActgcagaagaagctgaagtCAACTGAGGATGAGCTGGACAAGTACTCTGAAGCCCTCAAGGATGCCCAGGAGAAACTGGAGCTCGCTGAGAAGAAAGCCACAgat GCTGAGGGTGATGTAGCCTCCCTGAACAGACGTATCCAGCTGGTTGAGGAGGAGTTGGACCGTGCTCAGGAGCGTCTGGCCACAGCTCTGACCAagctggaggaggctgagaaGGCTGCTGATGAGAGTGAGAG aGGCATGAAGGTTATTGAGAACAGGGCAATGAAGGACgaggagaagatggagctgcaggagaTCCAGCTGAAGGAGGCCAAACACATTGCTGAGGAGGCTGACCGCAAATACGAGGAG GTGGCCCGTAAGTTGGTGATCATTGAGAGCGACTTGGAACGTACAGAGGAGCGTGCTGAGATGTCTGAGAG CAAGTGctctgagctggaggaggagctgaaaaCCGTGCAGAACAACCTGAAGTCTCTGGAGGCCCAGGCAGAGAAG TACTCGCAGAAGGAGGACAAGTACGAGGAGGAGATCAAGGTGCTCACAGACAAGCTGAAGGAG GCTGAGACCCGTGCTGAGTTTGCTGAGAGATCTGTCGCCAAGCTTGAGAAGACCATTGATGACCTTGAGG ATAAACTCACACGTGCTCAAGAAGAAGGCCTGAGGGTAAAACAGACGCTGGATCAGACTCTAATGGAGATGATTAACATTTGA
- the LOC109625055 gene encoding tropomyosin alpha-1 chain isoform X4, translating to MAGGSSLEAVKKKIKSLQEQADVAEERVALLQREVNQERTAREAAEGDVASLNRRIQLVEEELDRAQERLATALTKLEEAEKAADESERGMKVIENRAMKDEEKMELQEIQLKEAKHIAEEADRKYEEVARKLVIIESDLERTEERAEMSESKCSELEEELKTVQNNLKSLEAQAEKYSQKEDKYEEEIKVLTDKLKEAETRAEFAERSVAKLEKTIDDLEDELYAQKLKYKAISEELDHALNDMTSI from the exons ATGGCCGGTGGGAGCTCCCTGGAAGCCGTGAAGAAGAAAATCAAGTCGCTGCAGGAGCAGGCCGATGTGGCGGAGGAGCGAGTCGCGCTGCTGCAGCGGGAAGTGAACCAGGAGAGGACCGCGAGGGAGGCA GCTGAGGGTGATGTAGCCTCCCTGAACAGACGTATCCAGCTGGTTGAGGAGGAGTTGGACCGTGCTCAGGAGCGTCTGGCCACAGCTCTGACCAagctggaggaggctgagaaGGCTGCTGATGAGAGTGAGAG aGGCATGAAGGTTATTGAGAACAGGGCAATGAAGGACgaggagaagatggagctgcaggagaTCCAGCTGAAGGAGGCCAAACACATTGCTGAGGAGGCTGACCGCAAATACGAGGAG GTGGCCCGTAAGTTGGTGATCATTGAGAGCGACTTGGAACGTACAGAGGAGCGTGCTGAGATGTCTGAGAG CAAGTGctctgagctggaggaggagctgaaaaCCGTGCAGAACAACCTGAAGTCTCTGGAGGCCCAGGCAGAGAAG TACTCGCAGAAGGAGGACAAGTACGAGGAGGAGATCAAGGTGCTCACAGACAAGCTGAAGGAG GCTGAGACCCGTGCTGAGTTTGCTGAGAGATCTGTCGCCAAGCTTGAGAAGACCATTGATGACCTTGAGG ATGAGCTGTATGCCCAGAAACTGAAGTACAAGGCCATCAGCGAGGAGCTGGACCACGCCCtcaacgacatgacttccat ctaA
- the LOC109625055 gene encoding tropomyosin alpha-1 chain isoform X1 — MDAIKKKMQMLKLDKENAMDRAEQAESDKKAAEDRSKQLEDDLVALQKKLKSTEDELDKYSEALKDAQEKLELAEKKATDAEGDVASLNRRIQLVEEELDRAQERLATALTKLEEAEKAADESERGMKVIENRAMKDEEKMELQEIQLKEAKHIAEEADRKYEEVARKLVIIESDLERTEERAEMSESKCSELEEELKTVQNNLKSLEAQAEKYSQKEDKYEEEIKVLTDKLKEAETRAEFAERSVAKLEKTIDDLEDELYAQKLKYKAISEELDHALNDMTSI, encoded by the exons ATGGATGCCATCAAGAAGAAGATGCAGATGCTCAAGCTCGACAAGGAAAATGCCATGGACAGAGCTGAGCAGGCCGAGTCGGACAAGAAGGCAGCTGAGGACAGGAGCAAACAG CTTGAGGATGACCTGGTGGCActgcagaagaagctgaagtCAACTGAGGATGAGCTGGACAAGTACTCTGAAGCCCTCAAGGATGCCCAGGAGAAACTGGAGCTCGCTGAGAAGAAAGCCACAgat GCTGAGGGTGATGTAGCCTCCCTGAACAGACGTATCCAGCTGGTTGAGGAGGAGTTGGACCGTGCTCAGGAGCGTCTGGCCACAGCTCTGACCAagctggaggaggctgagaaGGCTGCTGATGAGAGTGAGAG aGGCATGAAGGTTATTGAGAACAGGGCAATGAAGGACgaggagaagatggagctgcaggagaTCCAGCTGAAGGAGGCCAAACACATTGCTGAGGAGGCTGACCGCAAATACGAGGAG GTGGCCCGTAAGTTGGTGATCATTGAGAGCGACTTGGAACGTACAGAGGAGCGTGCTGAGATGTCTGAGAG CAAGTGctctgagctggaggaggagctgaaaaCCGTGCAGAACAACCTGAAGTCTCTGGAGGCCCAGGCAGAGAAG TACTCGCAGAAGGAGGACAAGTACGAGGAGGAGATCAAGGTGCTCACAGACAAGCTGAAGGAG GCTGAGACCCGTGCTGAGTTTGCTGAGAGATCTGTCGCCAAGCTTGAGAAGACCATTGATGACCTTGAGG ATGAGCTGTATGCCCAGAAACTGAAGTACAAGGCCATCAGCGAGGAGCTGGACCACGCCCtcaacgacatgacttccat ctaA